The following coding sequences are from one Lolium rigidum isolate FL_2022 chromosome 6, APGP_CSIRO_Lrig_0.1, whole genome shotgun sequence window:
- the LOC124668061 gene encoding uncharacterized protein LOC124668061 — MVNDGEQSAIPAAAAAEPDVELGRVSGGGGRRLGGESSGEEEEGSQRFSDAEDRSWHSRQNSAALEDHTSTSAPVRPGDGEGEGAVGRARKSCVSEGSLDDVDLEAGPAEITKASPDKDEMNCRICHLGLESAAAESGAGIVLGCSCKDDLSCAHKQCAETWFKIRGNKICEICGSAACNVVGFGDGEFMEQWNESSNSGATQAPGNEPRRFWQGHRFLNFLLACMVFAFVISWLFHFNVPG; from the exons ATGGTGAACGACGGAGAGCAGTCGgcgatccccgccgccgccgccgccgagcctgaCGTGGAGCTCGGACgcgtcagcggcggcggcgggaggaggctagGCGGGGagagctccggcgaggaggaggaggggagccaGCGCTTCTCGGACGCCGAGGACCGGTCATGGCACTCGCGGCAGAACTCCGCCGCACTCGAGGACCACACCTCGACTTCCGCGCCCGTCCGCCCCGGCGATGGGGAAGGAGAGGGCGCAGTTGGGCGCGCCAGGAAGTCGTGCGTGTCCGAGGGCTCGCTGGACGACGTCGACCTGGAGGCCGGGCCGGCCGAGATCACCAAGGCCAGCCCCGACAAGGACGAGATGAACTGCCGCATCTGCCACCTCGGCCTCGAGAGCGCCGCCGCCGAGTCCGGCGCCGGCATCGTGCTCGGCTGCTCCTGCAAGGACGACCTCTCCTGCGCCCACAAGCAGTGCGCCGAGACATGGTTCAAGATCAGGGGCAACAA GATCTGCGAAATCTGTGGCTCAGCCGCATGCAATGTGGTAGGTTTTGGCGACGGGGAGTTCATGGAGCAGTGGAACGAGTCGAGCAACTCCGGGGCTACGCAGGCACCTGGCAACGAGCCGCGGAGGTTTTGGCAGGGCCACCGGTTTCTCAACTTCCTTCTTGCCTGCATGGTGTTTGCTTTCGTCATATCCTGGCTCTTCCACTTCAACGTCCCCGGCTAA